One window from the genome of Pelodictyon luteolum DSM 273 encodes:
- a CDS encoding STAS domain-containing protein, with protein sequence MKHSVSNRKELTILKIEETVFDFRHGTSYKKAVEDLIESGSTNLIIDFSHVKAIDSCGISSILLTHQLANHAHGLAIFVALCQQIKDLLKLTNLDKQLYIFSSINEVVTLVEPAMKTRRCSRAKSKSAAYDHPDEVGDELDLLHENDIDSVIDEDDMGVSSFDDDEEELTGDDRVEGEGSKKRGRPKKTAGPTIGRNGKKSTRA encoded by the coding sequence ATGAAGCACTCAGTATCGAACCGCAAGGAACTGACCATTCTGAAAATAGAGGAAACCGTCTTTGATTTCCGGCACGGCACCTCGTACAAGAAAGCCGTAGAGGATCTCATAGAAAGCGGCAGCACCAACCTCATCATCGACTTCAGCCATGTCAAGGCGATCGATTCATGCGGCATCAGCTCCATACTCCTCACCCATCAGCTTGCCAACCATGCCCACGGGCTCGCTATATTCGTCGCTCTCTGCCAACAGATCAAAGATCTTCTCAAACTCACCAACCTCGACAAGCAGCTCTATATATTCTCATCGATCAACGAGGTGGTGACGCTGGTCGAACCCGCCATGAAAACCCGGCGCTGCTCGCGCGCAAAATCTAAATCCGCAGCATACGACCACCCGGACGAAGTCGGTGACGAGCTGGACCTGCTCCACGAGAACGACATTGACAGTGTGATCGATGAAGATGATATGGGCGTATCATCTTTCGATGATGATGAAGAAGAATTGACCGGCGATGACCGGGTTGAAGGCGAAGGGAGCAAGAAGAGAGGACGTCCGAAAAAAACCGCCGGACCCACGATCGGCAGAAACGGAAAGAAAAGCACACGGGCCTGA
- the cfa gene encoding cyclopropane fatty acyl phospholipid synthase, with the protein MGDFSLCRSHVERLLQPAGIQVNGPEPWDIKVHDRRFYRRILTDGHLGAGESYMEGWWDCRALDEFIYRVLRAGVDKKVSGFRGFLEHSLGRLMNRQAPRRAWTVGRTHYDTGNDLFQAMLDSRMMYSCGYWKDADTLEQAQEQKLRLVFNKLDLKPGMQVLDIGCGFGGAAKFAAEEYGVEVTAVTISGEQHRLARERCRTRDVQIELMDYRDIRKTFDRIYSIGMFEHVGYRNYRTYFDTLNRCLKKDGVTLLHTIGSNRPSTSGDPWSEKYIFPNSMLPAASQITRAYEGRFMLEDWHVFSLDYARTLMAWHHNFETAWPQLRHHYSDTFRRMWNYYLLSFAGAFRARNIQLWQVLLSKKGMNSRKGVPR; encoded by the coding sequence ATGGGGGATTTTTCATTGTGCCGGAGCCATGTGGAGCGCCTGCTCCAGCCTGCCGGCATCCAGGTGAACGGGCCGGAACCCTGGGACATCAAGGTCCACGACAGACGTTTCTATCGCCGCATACTCACCGACGGCCATCTCGGAGCCGGTGAATCCTATATGGAGGGATGGTGGGACTGCCGCGCCCTTGATGAGTTCATCTACAGGGTGCTCCGGGCAGGCGTCGACAAAAAGGTATCAGGCTTCCGGGGGTTCCTGGAGCACAGCCTCGGAAGGCTGATGAACCGCCAGGCACCCCGGAGGGCATGGACCGTCGGCAGAACGCACTACGATACCGGCAACGACCTGTTCCAGGCCATGCTCGACAGCAGGATGATGTACAGCTGCGGATACTGGAAGGATGCCGATACGCTCGAACAGGCGCAGGAACAGAAACTCCGGCTCGTATTCAATAAACTCGACCTCAAGCCCGGCATGCAGGTGCTCGATATCGGATGCGGCTTTGGAGGGGCGGCAAAGTTCGCAGCCGAGGAGTACGGGGTGGAGGTTACGGCGGTGACCATATCCGGCGAACAGCACCGCCTTGCACGGGAGCGATGCCGCACAAGAGATGTACAGATAGAGCTCATGGATTACCGCGACATCCGGAAAACCTTTGACCGTATCTACTCCATCGGCATGTTCGAGCACGTAGGGTACCGCAACTACCGAACCTACTTCGACACCCTGAATCGCTGCCTCAAAAAAGACGGTGTCACACTCCTCCACACCATCGGTTCCAACAGGCCCTCGACAAGCGGCGACCCGTGGAGTGAAAAGTACATCTTCCCCAACTCCATGCTCCCTGCAGCAAGCCAGATCACCAGGGCCTACGAGGGGCGCTTCATGCTTGAAGACTGGCATGTATTCAGTCTGGACTACGCCCGGACCCTCATGGCATGGCACCACAACTTCGAAACCGCCTGGCCACAACTCCGCCACCACTACTCCGACACATTCAGAAGAATGTGGAACTACTATCTCCTGAGCTTTGCAGGAGCCTTCAGGGCCCGCAACATCCAGCTCTGGCAGGTGCTGCTTTCAAAAAAGGGTATGAACAGCCGAAAGGGCGTGCCGCGATAG
- a CDS encoding antitoxin MazE-like protein, with translation MFRTPGIAGFGDECRRQSRLLVHDRIEPDVVRFLENAADP, from the coding sequence TTGTTCCGGACACCCGGCATTGCAGGATTTGGCGATGAGTGCCGCCGCCAGTCTCGTCTGTTGGTACATGATCGTATAGAACCCGACGTGGTCCGCTTTCTTGAGAATGCCGCAGACCCGTGA
- a CDS encoding exo-beta-N-acetylmuramidase NamZ family protein, with amino-acid sequence MGLITNAAARTKSGEQGYRMMLRQGVLLRYLLSPEHGFALDVEAGEKAGGAVLSGSLPVHSLYGASRRPDPSLLREVDILVFDLQDVGVRCYTYISTMKYAMEACSEAGISFMVLDRPNPISPLGRGGFMLEPASTSFVGSLDVPFLHAMTVGEIALFIKKRYCPDLSLRVVKMSGWDRGRFGDQFPGYSFRSPSPNIRSVDGAILYPATVFLEATNVSEGRGTGHPFMQFGAPFIDGEQLALRLNLYALPGVRFKAVRFVPNSSKFKGERCGGVRLQVTDRDVFDPFMTASVILSLLHNRYPQELGIDRQRTFFDRLAGTPRFREMITSGMTPRDIVAESRREAEGFRPLLLYP; translated from the coding sequence GTGGGCCTTATCACCAATGCGGCTGCACGGACCAAGAGCGGGGAGCAGGGGTATCGGATGATGCTCCGCCAGGGGGTCCTTCTCCGCTATCTTCTTTCACCAGAGCATGGGTTCGCCCTTGATGTGGAGGCTGGAGAGAAGGCCGGGGGAGCGGTTCTTTCCGGTAGCCTCCCGGTCCATTCGCTCTACGGGGCCTCGCGCCGACCCGATCCATCGCTGCTTCGGGAGGTCGATATCCTGGTGTTTGATCTCCAGGATGTCGGCGTGCGCTGCTATACCTATATCTCCACCATGAAGTATGCCATGGAGGCATGCAGCGAGGCGGGCATTTCCTTCATGGTGCTCGACCGCCCCAACCCCATTTCACCGCTTGGGAGGGGAGGGTTCATGCTCGAACCCGCATCCACCTCGTTCGTCGGTTCTCTCGATGTGCCTTTCCTCCACGCCATGACGGTCGGTGAAATAGCCCTTTTCATCAAAAAAAGGTACTGCCCGGATCTGTCGCTGAGGGTCGTGAAAATGAGCGGGTGGGACCGCGGGCGCTTCGGCGATCAGTTTCCCGGCTATAGTTTCCGGAGCCCCTCCCCGAACATCCGGAGTGTTGACGGGGCCATCCTCTATCCTGCAACGGTGTTTCTTGAGGCAACCAACGTCAGTGAGGGCCGCGGGACAGGCCATCCCTTCATGCAGTTCGGTGCGCCCTTTATTGACGGGGAACAGCTCGCCCTGCGTCTGAATCTGTACGCTCTTCCGGGCGTCCGCTTCAAGGCGGTACGTTTTGTCCCTAATTCGTCGAAGTTCAAGGGCGAGAGGTGCGGGGGGGTGCGGCTACAGGTGACCGATCGCGACGTGTTCGATCCCTTCATGACCGCTTCCGTCATACTCTCTCTGCTCCATAACCGCTACCCGCAGGAGCTCGGCATCGACCGCCAGCGCACTTTCTTCGACCGCCTTGCCGGCACGCCCCGGTTCCGTGAAATGATCACCTCCGGCATGACGCCCCGCGATATCGTGGCTGAAAGCCGGCGTGAGGCTGAGGGTTTCCGGCCCCTTCTGCTGTATCCCTGA
- the metG gene encoding methionine--tRNA ligase — MAQFKRTLVTTALPYANGPVHLGHLAGVYLPADIYVRHKRLKGEEVLHIGGSDEHGVPITITAEKEGISPRDVVDRYHRMNLEAFLKCGISFDCYGRTSSELHHETAQEFFLELERKGIFNRRTEKLFYDAEGGRFLSDRYVSGTCPICGSTEASGDQCEQCGTHLSPMELINPKSKISNATPELRDTLHWYFPLGRYQAELERFVNSHEDDWRSNVLNYTRTWLKGGLNDRAITRDLNWGIKVPLGEAEAVGKVLYVWFDAVLGYISFTRQWAEEQGDRDLWRHWWQNPETRLVQFIGKDNVVFHTLMLPAILMAWNEGREDGIYNLADNVPASEFMNFEGRKFSKSRNYAVYLGEFLQKFPADTLRYSIAMNYPENKDTDFSWTDFQNRTNGELADTLGNFIKRSIDFTNSRFGGEVPHSCTVQEWEGLGIDWYATQSQLDQAYEGFHFREAATIAMDIARAANRFLTSAEPWKAIKTDPEAAGRTMALSLNLCHALSIALYPVIPETCDRIHRMLGFKGGVDGLVRKCEPILKTLLEPALPMGHKLSPESEILFRKIEDQEIQPELQKIEQLVREAEAREAGAIEVKIEFKPAIGFDDFQKVDLRVATVRAAEKVKKASKLLKLQVQVGSTQRQVLAGVAEHYSPEEMVGKNVLLVANLAPRTIRGEISEGMLLAVEGEGGRLFMVEPQGEKINGQSVQ; from the coding sequence ATGGCCCAGTTCAAAAGAACGCTTGTCACTACCGCTCTTCCGTATGCAAACGGTCCTGTCCATCTCGGCCATCTTGCCGGCGTATACCTTCCGGCCGACATCTATGTCCGCCACAAGCGCCTGAAAGGGGAGGAGGTTCTCCATATCGGCGGTTCAGACGAGCACGGCGTGCCGATCACCATTACGGCGGAGAAGGAAGGCATCAGTCCGCGTGACGTGGTCGACCGGTACCACCGGATGAACCTTGAGGCGTTCCTGAAGTGCGGCATTTCATTCGACTGTTACGGCCGCACCTCATCGGAACTCCATCATGAAACCGCCCAGGAGTTCTTCCTTGAGCTGGAGCGGAAGGGGATTTTCAACCGCAGGACCGAAAAACTCTTCTACGACGCCGAAGGCGGGCGCTTCCTCTCGGACCGCTATGTGAGCGGTACCTGCCCCATCTGCGGCAGCACCGAGGCCAGCGGCGACCAGTGCGAACAGTGCGGCACGCACCTCAGCCCGATGGAGCTCATAAACCCGAAAAGCAAGATCTCCAACGCCACCCCGGAGCTACGCGACACCCTCCACTGGTATTTTCCGCTCGGGCGCTACCAGGCTGAACTTGAGCGGTTCGTCAACTCCCACGAGGATGACTGGCGCTCGAACGTCCTCAACTACACCCGCACCTGGCTCAAAGGGGGCCTCAACGACCGGGCCATCACGCGCGACCTCAACTGGGGCATCAAGGTGCCGCTCGGCGAGGCGGAAGCGGTAGGCAAGGTGCTCTATGTGTGGTTTGACGCCGTCCTCGGCTATATCTCCTTCACCCGGCAGTGGGCTGAGGAGCAGGGCGACCGGGATCTCTGGCGCCACTGGTGGCAGAACCCTGAAACCCGTCTCGTCCAGTTCATCGGCAAAGACAACGTCGTCTTCCATACCCTCATGCTCCCCGCCATCCTCATGGCCTGGAACGAGGGTCGGGAGGATGGGATATACAACCTCGCCGACAACGTGCCGGCATCCGAGTTCATGAACTTCGAGGGCCGGAAGTTTTCCAAGTCGCGCAACTACGCCGTCTATCTCGGTGAGTTCCTCCAGAAGTTCCCTGCCGATACCCTCCGCTACAGCATCGCGATGAACTACCCGGAGAACAAGGATACTGATTTCAGCTGGACCGACTTCCAGAACCGTACCAACGGTGAACTGGCCGATACGCTTGGCAACTTCATCAAGCGCTCAATCGACTTCACCAACTCGCGCTTCGGGGGCGAAGTGCCGCACAGCTGCACCGTTCAGGAGTGGGAAGGGCTCGGTATCGACTGGTACGCCACCCAGAGCCAGCTCGACCAGGCTTACGAGGGGTTCCATTTCAGGGAGGCCGCAACCATCGCAATGGACATTGCGCGTGCAGCCAACCGTTTCCTTACCTCGGCAGAGCCCTGGAAAGCCATAAAGACCGATCCTGAAGCTGCCGGAAGGACCATGGCGCTCTCGCTGAATCTCTGCCATGCACTCTCCATTGCCCTTTATCCTGTCATTCCCGAAACCTGTGACCGCATCCACAGGATGCTTGGCTTCAAGGGTGGAGTGGACGGCCTTGTACGCAAATGTGAGCCCATCCTCAAGACACTTCTTGAGCCAGCTCTTCCGATGGGACACAAACTCAGCCCCGAGAGTGAAATCCTGTTCAGAAAGATTGAGGACCAGGAGATACAGCCCGAACTCCAGAAGATCGAGCAGCTCGTCCGTGAAGCCGAAGCGCGCGAAGCGGGAGCCATTGAGGTGAAAATTGAGTTCAAGCCGGCAATCGGGTTCGACGACTTCCAGAAAGTCGACCTTCGGGTCGCCACGGTGAGGGCCGCCGAAAAGGTCAAAAAGGCTTCGAAACTGCTTAAGCTGCAGGTGCAGGTCGGCTCAACCCAGCGTCAGGTGCTTGCCGGCGTTGCCGAACACTACAGCCCGGAAGAGATGGTAGGCAAAAACGTGCTGCTTGTAGCCAACCTTGCGCCCCGCACCATCCGCGGTGAGATTTCCGAAGGGATGCTGCTTGCCGTCGAGGGTGAAGGGGGGCGGCTTTTCATGGTTGAACCGCAGGGAGAGAAAATAAATGGCCAGAGTGTGCAATAA